In Paenibacillus sp. 1781tsa1, one DNA window encodes the following:
- a CDS encoding carboxylesterase/lipase family protein — protein sequence MLRMVTVEHGQVQGLPAADPRITSFKGIPFAAPPVGENRWRAPQPQSNWEGILQAFDFAPISMQAPTVIDDNNIYTREWAVDPDLPMDEDCLYLNVWTPAKRTDEKLPVFVWYFGGGLQVGHTAEMEFDGERIARRGIVVVTINYRLNAFGFLCHPEISAESPHAPANFGHLDQQAGTQWVKRNIAAFGGNPDQITIGGQSAGGGSVLSQMTSPQNKGLFQRAVIMSGMATELYPKVRVPSIRSTLRDAEQAGVAFFDFLGVSSLAEARQLDAEFLRDKALEYKSFWGTVIDEQFCAGDSFTRFVQQEREAIPVMLGHTSSEFWTRPAAANLEELKQMAAELFGEDAPAFLQLCEADTGQFEHALQQASVRMIQHAILLAIRANSGHASETPLYYYNFDAEIPGWDQPGTFHSVDLWFFFETLAKCWRPFTGKHYDLARQMCNYLSNFIATGDPNGSDSTGKRMPHWIPCTTEQPYLMEFGDQSQLQQINPGPVLEFVIEQYFKKQHELSV from the coding sequence ATGCTTAGAATGGTTACGGTAGAACATGGACAAGTGCAAGGATTGCCCGCGGCGGACCCGCGGATTACCAGCTTTAAAGGAATTCCCTTTGCTGCACCTCCTGTAGGTGAGAACCGCTGGCGTGCTCCGCAGCCGCAGTCGAACTGGGAAGGCATACTGCAAGCTTTTGATTTTGCCCCTATCTCCATGCAAGCCCCAACAGTCATCGATGATAACAATATCTATACCCGCGAATGGGCCGTTGACCCCGATCTGCCCATGGACGAGGATTGTCTGTATCTAAATGTCTGGACACCCGCCAAGCGCACGGACGAGAAGTTACCTGTCTTTGTCTGGTACTTTGGCGGGGGCTTACAAGTCGGCCATACGGCCGAAATGGAATTTGACGGCGAGCGAATCGCTCGTAGAGGTATTGTCGTCGTGACGATTAATTATCGGCTGAATGCCTTTGGTTTCCTGTGTCATCCCGAGATTAGCGCCGAATCCCCCCATGCACCCGCCAACTTCGGTCATCTCGATCAGCAAGCGGGCACGCAGTGGGTCAAACGCAACATTGCCGCCTTTGGCGGTAATCCAGACCAGATCACGATCGGTGGACAGTCGGCAGGCGGGGGAAGTGTACTCAGCCAAATGACCTCTCCGCAAAATAAAGGTTTGTTCCAGCGAGCCGTCATCATGAGCGGTATGGCTACAGAGTTGTACCCGAAGGTCCGCGTGCCTTCTATCCGTTCCACACTGCGGGATGCAGAGCAGGCCGGGGTTGCATTTTTCGACTTCCTGGGCGTATCCTCCCTGGCTGAGGCGAGACAACTGGATGCTGAATTTCTCCGTGACAAAGCACTCGAATATAAAAGCTTCTGGGGAACCGTCATCGACGAACAATTCTGCGCAGGCGATTCGTTTACTCGTTTTGTTCAGCAGGAGCGCGAGGCGATCCCCGTAATGCTGGGGCATACGTCTTCCGAATTCTGGACCCGTCCCGCCGCAGCCAATCTGGAAGAACTGAAACAGATGGCTGCGGAGCTGTTCGGCGAGGATGCTCCTGCCTTTTTGCAGCTATGTGAGGCTGATACCGGCCAATTCGAGCATGCCCTGCAACAGGCATCGGTCCGCATGATCCAACATGCCATTCTGCTCGCCATCCGCGCGAACAGCGGTCATGCGTCTGAAACGCCTCTCTATTATTATAACTTCGACGCCGAGATTCCGGGATGGGACCAGCCGGGAACATTCCACTCCGTCGATCTGTGGTTCTTCTTCGAGACACTGGCCAAATGCTGGCGGCCTTTCACTGGAAAACATTATGATCTGGCCCGCCAGATGTGCAATTATTTGTCCAATTTTATTGCTACAGGTGACCCGAACGGTTCAGATTCCACCGGAAAACGGATGCCTCATTGGATTCCTTGTACTACGGAACAGCCGTATCTCATGGAATTTGGCGATCAGTCTCAATTACAACAGATTAACCCTGGACCTGTGCTTGAATTTGTAATTGAGCAGTATTTCAAAAAGCAGCACGAACTCTCTGTATAA
- a CDS encoding glycosyltransferase yields MGMGVTVIIPTYNRSDLLERTLLCLQHQEADKSLFEVIVCDDGSSDDTQKVACSFESYLDLRYCYQTDLGFRAGTARNMGLHLAKHEICVYLDTGVLIGADLIRNIIDFHSRYKGTVGLGTVHGMNQKDDQHPIARYLQSIALSEHPEACLRNPMLKTYPDSRQMRFDFYENDLDRSSAPWSFFWTSMVSVETRILRDIGGFDESFQGWGHEDLELGYRLWKAGVHFRADPSLRALHLPHEQFNPVQMTSRKNHLHFVRLHQELPVELSYVNETLNYEMLLAQFNVADQYLPQDYDYIEPSDIDSNQEGRRLAVGYMSSPFIDRLSITDVFACNQQNAELIRTERPAVHTDYKAGFVNFCEDDYYQMALITDVWKVIPLTLLIVLLDELLRIAKQVYLLDTTGLSLEMLPIVGEQLPTGFNAEPIRRIGKTGVYDITRLAMTT; encoded by the coding sequence ATGGGAATGGGAGTTACGGTCATAATTCCTACATATAATCGATCAGATTTGCTGGAGCGGACCTTGTTATGTTTGCAGCATCAAGAGGCCGATAAGTCCTTATTTGAAGTGATTGTCTGTGACGATGGCTCAAGTGATGATACGCAAAAGGTTGCCTGTTCTTTTGAATCGTACCTGGATTTGAGATATTGTTATCAAACGGATCTGGGATTTCGGGCAGGAACTGCGCGTAATATGGGACTGCACCTTGCCAAGCATGAGATATGTGTATATCTGGATACTGGGGTGTTGATCGGTGCCGATCTCATTCGTAATATCATTGATTTTCATAGTCGATATAAAGGTACGGTGGGCTTAGGTACGGTTCATGGCATGAATCAAAAGGATGATCAACATCCAATCGCTAGATATCTGCAATCGATTGCTTTGTCGGAACATCCGGAGGCTTGCCTGCGTAATCCAATGCTGAAGACCTATCCGGATTCCAGACAAATGCGGTTCGACTTTTACGAAAATGACCTGGATCGAAGTTCTGCTCCGTGGTCGTTTTTTTGGACAAGTATGGTTTCAGTGGAGACCCGTATATTGAGAGACATTGGTGGATTTGATGAATCTTTTCAAGGTTGGGGGCACGAAGATCTGGAATTGGGTTACCGGTTGTGGAAAGCAGGCGTGCATTTCCGTGCGGACCCTTCGCTCCGAGCCCTCCATCTGCCTCATGAACAATTCAATCCTGTGCAGATGACGAGCCGGAAGAATCATTTACATTTTGTCAGGCTGCATCAGGAGCTTCCCGTTGAGCTGTCTTATGTAAACGAGACTTTAAATTATGAAATGTTGCTTGCGCAGTTTAATGTAGCTGATCAATATCTTCCCCAAGATTATGATTACATTGAACCAAGCGACATTGATTCTAACCAAGAAGGTAGACGATTAGCAGTAGGATACATGTCCTCTCCGTTCATCGACAGGTTGAGCATTACGGATGTATTTGCGTGTAATCAGCAGAATGCTGAACTCATTCGAACGGAGCGACCTGCTGTTCACACCGACTACAAAGCAGGTTTTGTCAATTTTTGTGAGGATGATTACTATCAAATGGCCTTGATTACGGATGTCTGGAAAGTTATTCCGCTGACCCTGCTGATCGTCCTGCTGGATGAACTGCTACGCATCGCTAAGCAAGTCTATCTCCTGGACACAACGGGTCTAAGTCTTGAAATGTTGCCTATTGTTGGCGAACAGTTACCGACTGGCTTTAATGCAGAACCAATCAGACGCATTGGCAAGACGGGTGTATATGATATAACACGTCTTGCTATGACGACTTAG
- a CDS encoding glycoside hydrolase family 27 protein — translation MSNNQVLGFAPALGWNSWNTFTWDINEQLIRDVADVFVSEGYLAAGYEYIVIDDCWSLKERDASGNLEADPEKFPSGMKALSDYIHSKGLKFGMYSCVGTHTCAGYPGSFEHEFQDAALFAEWGVDYLKYDYCFKPRHISGELLYKRMSLALKNCGRDILFSACNWGADDVYDWIRESGAHMYRSTGDIRDNWDSVKELALSQLGKQSYTGSFCHNDMDMLIVGMYGGSNNDYIGSIGGCNDIEYKTHFSLWSMMGSPLMIGCDVRKANQITKDILLNPDLLAINQDVEARGAYRIKPEPQWFHTDDVFMLVKVLTDGDLAIGFFNLSDSQRELSLQFWDMGLPYAAGYALSLYDCWEHEEIGVFRERFAPVVAAHDCLIVRAKLVK, via the coding sequence ATGAGCAACAATCAAGTGTTAGGCTTTGCCCCTGCTCTGGGCTGGAATTCGTGGAATACCTTTACGTGGGATATTAACGAACAATTAATTCGGGATGTCGCTGATGTATTCGTATCGGAAGGTTATCTGGCCGCTGGCTATGAGTATATCGTAATCGATGATTGCTGGAGCCTGAAGGAACGGGATGCGAGCGGCAATCTGGAGGCTGACCCGGAGAAATTCCCCAGTGGAATGAAAGCGCTCTCTGACTATATCCATAGCAAAGGACTAAAGTTCGGCATGTATTCATGCGTGGGTACGCATACTTGTGCCGGGTATCCAGGCAGCTTTGAGCATGAATTCCAGGATGCCGCCCTTTTTGCCGAATGGGGCGTTGATTATTTGAAGTATGATTACTGCTTCAAGCCGCGACATATCTCAGGCGAGCTGCTGTACAAACGGATGAGCCTGGCGCTCAAAAACTGCGGACGCGATATCCTGTTCTCCGCTTGTAACTGGGGAGCCGACGACGTATACGACTGGATTCGGGAATCGGGTGCCCACATGTACCGCTCCACTGGCGATATCCGCGACAACTGGGACTCAGTGAAGGAACTTGCCCTGTCTCAATTGGGGAAACAAAGCTACACCGGCTCCTTCTGCCATAACGACATGGATATGCTAATCGTTGGTATGTACGGTGGAAGCAACAATGATTATATTGGCAGCATCGGCGGATGCAATGACATCGAATATAAAACCCACTTCTCCCTCTGGTCCATGATGGGTTCCCCATTAATGATCGGATGCGACGTGCGCAAGGCTAACCAGATCACCAAAGATATTCTCCTGAATCCTGACCTGCTTGCCATCAACCAGGATGTAGAAGCTCGCGGCGCTTACCGTATTAAACCAGAGCCGCAATGGTTTCACACAGACGATGTATTTATGCTGGTGAAGGTACTCACAGATGGTGATCTGGCTATTGGCTTCTTCAACCTCAGCGACAGCCAGCGGGAGTTGTCTTTGCAATTTTGGGATATGGGTCTGCCTTACGCTGCCGGTTATGCTCTGTCACTGTACGACTGCTGGGAACATGAAGAGATTGGCGTGTTCCGTGAACGCTTCGCTCCCGTTGTCGCAGCACATGATTGCCTCATCGTCCGGGCCAAACTGGTGAAATAG
- a CDS encoding response regulator, whose amino-acid sequence MIKVIIVDDEDLSLKRLNRILTESGEVEVCRAFHDPEEACEYAGENSFDAAFLDITMPRISGMHLIGELRKHHPSLPIVLVTGYEEYAVQAFDKEVIDYVIKPVTAERLNRSIKRLQDKLHKSVTTPEPAVPEPKLNVRLFGEFTVFGGAGVDSPIKLRTPKTEELLAFLLYTKSTTRDALADTLWKDLSPQKAWTNINSTLYYVRRAIGDNSDVPIILKDRNGIRIDREAINCDLYEFEVLFRQMRQASVHRPELFERMDTLYTGELLKGRHYEWAFAWSRQLELDFIMTMETAAHYHAKAGEPLRALYYFERILQIDSIREDIHREIILLYLSLGRRTEAQRQYLVLEELLKEELGSSPAADIKHLLLQS is encoded by the coding sequence ATGATAAAAGTCATTATCGTGGATGACGAGGATCTGTCGCTCAAGCGACTGAATCGTATTTTGACAGAAAGCGGAGAAGTTGAAGTATGTCGTGCGTTTCACGATCCGGAGGAAGCCTGTGAATATGCGGGAGAAAATAGCTTCGATGCAGCATTTCTGGACATAACGATGCCTCGCATTTCGGGTATGCACCTCATTGGTGAATTGCGTAAACATCACCCTTCGCTTCCCATCGTGCTGGTGACCGGATATGAGGAATATGCGGTGCAGGCCTTCGACAAAGAGGTGATCGATTACGTTATCAAGCCGGTCACGGCAGAGCGACTGAACCGCAGCATCAAGCGGTTGCAGGACAAGCTTCACAAGTCCGTGACAACGCCTGAGCCAGCGGTACCTGAACCCAAATTGAACGTTCGTCTGTTCGGTGAATTTACCGTGTTCGGTGGAGCCGGAGTAGACAGCCCCATCAAGCTTAGAACGCCCAAAACGGAAGAGTTACTCGCCTTCTTGCTGTATACCAAATCGACCACCCGCGATGCGCTGGCCGATACGTTGTGGAAGGACCTCAGTCCGCAGAAGGCCTGGACGAACATCAATTCCACACTTTACTACGTACGACGTGCGATCGGGGACAACAGTGACGTACCAATTATTCTCAAGGACCGAAATGGCATCCGTATCGACCGGGAAGCGATCAACTGTGATCTGTACGAGTTCGAGGTTTTGTTCCGGCAAATGCGTCAGGCCTCGGTACATCGCCCCGAGCTCTTCGAGCGGATGGACACGTTGTATACGGGTGAACTCCTGAAAGGAAGGCACTATGAGTGGGCTTTCGCTTGGTCCAGACAGCTGGAACTGGATTTCATTATGACGATGGAAACTGCTGCCCACTATCACGCGAAGGCAGGCGAGCCGTTACGGGCGCTGTATTATTTTGAACGGATCCTCCAGATTGATTCAATTCGAGAAGATATTCATCGTGAGATCATCCTGTTGTATCTATCCCTTGGACGAAGAACCGAAGCGCAGCGACAGTATCTGGTTCTGGAGGAATTGCTCAAAGAGGAACTTGGCTCCAGTCCGGCAGCGGATATCAAACATCTGCTGCTGCAGTCATGA
- a CDS encoding DUF4317 domain-containing protein, which yields MNKKEVAHIRKQFKLDHDLLNIYDILNVYITKETNEVYHWERHPFELVDREKQELYMGNFKKLLTGDLDQKLFELKFQEAAEDPAQVLLHQALVTGDPDEWQDLMLLLVDRMLVDAKYERDMVATFVRGQYYLPTKARNEATEESEKNEVFAHPFILCSVNSTEKQRKTLLFDYVEREFKYNIIVDPIIKLSTPEQGFLYPSVTDNYSDVNRVLYCTGKSNFPDPHFVENVLNGERSVTALEERAIFEDIVKEVAGEQLDSATIAQVYEEINRVIEINEESHEEEPPKLDYKDLERVLTASGVEDLTTEKVERAFETIVDNKNYEMKATSVMPKFTSKSIKIETKVATISVSPQDLRYVKQVNYQGRRCIMIEVDEDVVIEGFTLNTEKLINED from the coding sequence ATGAATAAAAAAGAAGTCGCGCATATACGCAAGCAGTTTAAACTCGATCACGATCTACTGAATATTTACGATATTCTCAATGTCTATATTACGAAGGAAACCAACGAGGTCTATCACTGGGAGCGTCACCCGTTCGAACTGGTGGACAGAGAGAAACAGGAGCTGTACATGGGCAATTTCAAAAAGTTGCTGACAGGCGATCTGGATCAGAAGCTGTTTGAGTTGAAGTTCCAGGAAGCGGCGGAGGACCCGGCTCAGGTACTGCTTCACCAGGCTCTGGTAACAGGTGATCCGGACGAATGGCAGGATCTTATGCTGTTGCTCGTGGATCGAATGCTGGTGGATGCCAAGTATGAGCGAGACATGGTAGCTACGTTTGTGCGTGGACAGTATTATCTGCCGACCAAAGCTAGAAACGAAGCCACGGAAGAGAGCGAGAAGAATGAGGTGTTCGCCCATCCGTTCATTCTGTGTAGCGTGAACTCCACGGAGAAGCAGCGGAAAACGCTCTTGTTCGATTACGTGGAGAGAGAATTCAAATACAACATTATTGTCGATCCGATTATCAAATTAAGCACGCCAGAGCAAGGATTCCTGTACCCGAGCGTGACAGACAACTACTCCGATGTGAATCGTGTTCTATATTGCACAGGGAAATCCAATTTCCCGGACCCACATTTTGTTGAAAATGTATTGAATGGCGAGAGATCCGTAACCGCATTGGAAGAACGGGCGATCTTCGAAGATATCGTCAAGGAAGTGGCCGGTGAACAGCTCGATTCAGCCACCATTGCACAGGTATATGAGGAGATCAACCGCGTTATCGAAATAAATGAAGAGTCCCATGAGGAAGAACCTCCGAAGCTGGATTATAAAGATCTGGAACGTGTACTGACCGCAAGTGGTGTGGAAGATCTGACGACGGAGAAAGTGGAACGTGCCTTCGAAACGATCGTGGACAACAAGAATTATGAGATGAAAGCAACCAGTGTTATGCCAAAGTTTACGTCCAAATCCATTAAGATTGAGACCAAGGTTGCTACGATTTCGGTTAGCCCGCAAGACCTGAGATATGTGAAGCAGGTGAACTATCAAGGCAGACGTTGCATCATGATTGAAGTGGACGAAGATGTTGTGATTGAAGGATTTACACTTAATACCGAAAAACTTATAAATGAGGATTGA
- a CDS encoding DNA alkylation repair protein: protein MNLDEVMQELEALGKERTKKIYISNGAHEPLFGVATGAMKPMAKRIKKDQPLAEQLYATGNYDAMYFAGVIADPQAMTEADFDRWIDAAYFYMISDFIVAVTLAETDIAQEVSDKWIASGDELKMSAGWSCYCWLLGSRKDSEFSENKLSEMLEQVKKTIHESPERTKYSMNNFLYTVATSYQPLHEQAVETAKAVGPVEVNKDMPKSKLLNASENIQKAVEKGRTGFKRKYVRC from the coding sequence ATGAATCTAGATGAAGTGATGCAAGAGCTGGAAGCACTGGGTAAAGAACGAACGAAAAAAATCTACATCTCCAACGGTGCGCATGAACCGCTATTTGGCGTGGCAACCGGGGCGATGAAACCAATGGCGAAGCGGATCAAAAAGGATCAACCTTTGGCAGAGCAACTATATGCGACGGGGAATTATGATGCGATGTATTTTGCTGGCGTGATTGCCGATCCTCAAGCGATGACGGAAGCTGATTTTGACCGTTGGATCGATGCTGCTTATTTTTACATGATCTCTGACTTCATCGTTGCCGTCACATTGGCAGAGACGGATATTGCTCAAGAAGTTTCGGATAAGTGGATCGCGAGCGGAGACGAGCTGAAAATGTCAGCAGGATGGAGCTGTTACTGTTGGTTGCTCGGCAGTCGAAAGGATAGTGAGTTTTCTGAGAATAAACTGTCGGAGATGCTGGAACAGGTGAAAAAGACGATTCACGAATCTCCGGAACGAACGAAATATTCGATGAACAACTTCCTGTATACCGTTGCAACATCCTATCAACCGCTGCACGAACAGGCGGTGGAGACGGCCAAGGCTGTGGGACCTGTCGAAGTGAATAAGGACATGCCAAAGAGCAAGCTGCTGAATGCCTCCGAGAATATCCAAAAGGCAGTGGAAAAAGGGCGGACAGGGTTCAAACGTAAATATGTAAGATGTTAA
- a CDS encoding glycosyltransferase, with the protein MKILIISRGNGFGHAKRDLLVAKRLMQLNHEVIIASYSSGFQYLRLVYSGDLIDLELPSAGSSAERMFKLLDLIRRTQPDGIVVDEELLVLPMGRSLGIPTCFITNWLEDEQETLDFLQMADRIAIVDIQEHWMFPIPVSIQDKIRFVGPVVEVPAATCTREKKIVITSGSATIVDVPFFTKVIAALKDEQAYVKLVYSGTLTRSLQRLGDESTHFIADPGSFIDEVKSSSLVVCRGGHTTLWELASLGVPAIAIPRREEVNPSNIVYAKQMGERGYIRWLQEADMDSDLIASYAYQILSGQDRLQTYAYDGTAVDHLVSCVLETFHSKVRGGVGYGNGSYGHNSYI; encoded by the coding sequence ATGAAAATATTAATCATATCGCGAGGGAACGGGTTCGGGCATGCGAAGCGGGATTTGCTTGTCGCCAAGCGACTTATGCAGTTAAATCACGAGGTGATCATCGCATCCTATTCCTCCGGATTCCAATATTTACGATTGGTATATTCGGGTGATCTGATTGATTTGGAGCTGCCGTCAGCCGGTAGCAGTGCCGAGCGAATGTTCAAACTGCTGGACTTGATACGTCGCACACAACCGGACGGCATTGTTGTAGATGAGGAGCTGCTTGTACTTCCAATGGGAAGAAGTCTGGGAATTCCAACCTGTTTCATTACGAATTGGCTTGAAGATGAACAGGAAACGCTAGATTTTCTACAGATGGCTGATCGAATTGCTATTGTGGATATACAGGAGCACTGGATGTTCCCGATACCAGTCTCCATTCAGGACAAAATCCGTTTTGTCGGCCCTGTGGTCGAAGTTCCGGCAGCGACCTGTACCAGGGAGAAAAAGATTGTCATTACGTCAGGCTCAGCGACCATTGTGGATGTTCCTTTTTTTACAAAAGTTATAGCGGCATTAAAGGATGAACAAGCTTATGTCAAGCTTGTGTACAGCGGAACTCTAACGAGATCATTGCAACGACTGGGCGATGAGTCAACACATTTTATAGCAGACCCGGGCTCCTTTATAGACGAAGTGAAAAGCAGCTCGCTTGTTGTGTGCCGGGGCGGGCATACGACATTATGGGAGCTCGCCTCACTAGGTGTTCCGGCCATTGCGATTCCTCGGAGAGAGGAAGTAAACCCGAGCAATATCGTGTACGCCAAACAAATGGGGGAGAGAGGTTACATCCGGTGGCTTCAGGAAGCCGATATGGACTCCGACTTAATTGCTTCTTATGCCTATCAAATTCTGAGTGGTCAGGACCGGCTTCAAACCTATGCATACGATGGAACCGCAGTGGATCATTTGGTATCCTGTGTTCTTGAAACTTTTCACTCAAAAGTGAGAGGAGGTGTGGGGTATGGGAATGGGAGTTACGGTCATAATTCCTACATATAA
- a CDS encoding AraC family transcriptional regulator, giving the protein MNPIWHESNRASNLYFISGGHKPANSHQWGPGVRDVYALHYIIRGQGTLETGGRDFRLVTGESFIIFPQKEIYYYPDPQDPWEYVWVEFSGEDAGRLLGLTQLSEAQPVVTISPETLEPFFHLAWNAGASSYELLRADARLRLLLSYYMEHYPKEPQVDAKDYVWLARKYIEQNYWKPTLTVTEIVKAVNLERSYLFRLFKGATGKSVLEYITSCRIQRACELLKTSGLPIQSVAYSVGYNDPLYFSKVFKKLTSHTPTAYMMLHQTEA; this is encoded by the coding sequence TTGAATCCGATTTGGCATGAGAGCAATAGAGCCAGTAATTTGTACTTTATCAGCGGTGGTCACAAGCCAGCTAATTCTCATCAATGGGGGCCAGGCGTGCGTGACGTTTATGCGCTGCACTATATTATCCGCGGTCAAGGGACGCTGGAGACGGGGGGCCGCGATTTTCGGTTAGTTACGGGGGAAAGCTTTATCATATTTCCGCAAAAGGAGATTTATTATTATCCAGACCCGCAAGATCCATGGGAGTACGTCTGGGTGGAGTTTAGCGGTGAGGATGCCGGGCGGTTGCTGGGGCTGACGCAGCTTTCAGAGGCACAACCCGTGGTGACGATTTCACCGGAGACACTGGAGCCTTTTTTTCACCTTGCCTGGAACGCAGGTGCATCATCCTATGAATTGCTGCGGGCTGATGCGCGTTTGCGTCTGTTGCTCTCCTACTATATGGAGCATTATCCGAAGGAGCCGCAGGTGGACGCCAAGGATTATGTCTGGCTGGCGAGAAAGTACATCGAGCAGAACTACTGGAAGCCGACACTGACCGTCACGGAGATTGTAAAGGCAGTTAATCTGGAGCGCAGCTATTTGTTTCGTCTGTTTAAGGGAGCAACCGGCAAGTCTGTTCTGGAGTATATTACCTCCTGCCGAATCCAGCGCGCCTGTGAGTTGCTGAAGACATCAGGTCTACCGATTCAATCGGTAGCCTACTCAGTCGGCTACAATGATCCGTTATATTTTTCCAAAGTATTCAAAAAATTAACTTCACATACGCCAACAGCATACATGATGCTGCACCAGACCGAGGCATAA